The following is a genomic window from Rutidosis leptorrhynchoides isolate AG116_Rl617_1_P2 chromosome 8, CSIRO_AGI_Rlap_v1, whole genome shotgun sequence.
taatttattactcTCAATCTTAAATAAATCGAGACAAACTTGCCTTGAATATATATAAGAACAAAAAAACTGACACTTATCATATTTATCATGAATGCCTATCTTAAATACATCAAAATTTTATAGGGGATACTTTTTGTGGGGCGGAGTGAGTAAAACACAACCCAAATGAAGCTCTTTACAAGTAAAAATCTTTAGAATTTCAACCTCTACTTTAAAGAAATGTTTGGATTACATACCTTTCTTTGATAATCTCATAGTTCTCTTCTCTCTGACTTCCACCAATCAGTTCACCAACCTATCAAAAAGCACTAAAAAttagtgttttatatatatataacattacaattgtacaaaaTCATGTTTACATTCCTCAAAAACACATATTGTAAAAAGCAACCAACGAGAATACATTAAGAATAAAAACATTACCTTAGGCACAAGAACATCCATAGCAGCAACTGTTTTCTTGTCCGGATTGAGTTTCATGTAAAATGCTTTGATCCCTTTAGGATAGTTATACACAATCACAGGTGACTCATACTTAATCTCTGTCAAGTATCTACAAAATACACGTACCAAATTAgtgaatttcatgttcataatacaaCAACTATATACGTACACTGCAAAAGTTAAACTAAAAATTGTACTTTTCATGCTCAGATGCCAAATCAATTCCCCATTCAACTTTATTCTCAAACTTATGGCCTTTAACAACAGCTTCCTCGAGTATTGTAACTGCTTCTGTGTATGACAATCGTACAAAGTTGGTTGATGCAACCATTTGAAGGCGTTTAATAGCATTTTTATCAAACTTTTCAACCATAAATTCCATATCATCATAACAGTTGTCGAGTAACCATTGGCACATAAACCTAACATACGCCTCAGCACACTTCATATCGTCCTGCAAAAGTGTATGAACATACATTTCACAAGATCCAATTAAACAGATGATGATAATATAAACAATAAGTGTACAAGTGTTTAATACTACCTCAATATCAGCAAATGCTATTTCAGGCTCAACCATCCAGAATTCAGCAAGATGGCGTGAAGTATGAGAATTTTCAGCACGAAAAGTTGGCCCAAAAGTGTAAACACTACTAAGAGCACAAGCAAAAGACTCAACTTGAAGTTGACCAGAAACAGTCAAAAACGCCTGGCGAGCAAAGAAATCTTGACTATAGTCAACCTTTCCATCCTTCTTCTTTGGGATACCAGGTTTCATGTTAAACCTCTCTTCAACTTTTGCAAGGCTTTCTTTAGCTTTAGTAAGTTCAACAACTGCAGCTGTAATACAAGGTTTGCCAGCTTTATCAGCCTTCAATTTTGCAACGATTTCACCCTTTTCTTTTACCAAAGACTTAGCCAAATCAACATCTTCCTGTGATGGAGGAGGATTTTTAAGCAATTCCTTTTCGTTTTTCTCAGCTTCGTTTATAAGTGTTGTGACTTGAAACATCTCCCCAGCACCTTCACAATCACTAGTTGTAATAATCGGAGTATGCACGTATAGAAATCCATGCTTTTGGAAAAACGTGTGAGTAGCATACGCCAATGCATTACGAATACGAGCAATTGCTGAAATCTGAAAATTACAAGAGAACACAAATCGTTCCAGTTTCCTCCACAACTAAATCACAATAATGTGTACTATAAACCTTCAATAACTTAAACGTAAACCGACTTCACATGATCTTCTTGAATCTAGAAGCTTATAGAATAGCATGAATGATTCATTGATAGGAGATATTGAAATacgtatataatatagattagataCAAACTACTGTAATATGGAGTAGTAATAAATAAATGAGATTAGCCAACGAACTTACAGTGTTAGTTCTAGGACGAAGATGAACATAATCCCTAAGAAATTCAAGCGTCAATCGTGTTTTGGGCAACGGATATTTACCCGGATCTGCTGGACCAATGTCTAGAACCTTGGAAACCTTAAGTTCAATAGACTGTTTCCCCTGTTTATCTTCAGGAGGCATTTGAAGCACACCTTCGACGTGCAAGCACGTGCCAGTTGGAGTAAACTGACTTAACGGCGCTACATCGGAGTAAATAATCAACTGCAAGTTCGCCGGACATGAGCCGTCGTTAAGTTCAAGGAAAGCGAAAGAGCCTTTGCCTTGTTCTCTCCCTTTTTTCACCCAGCCTCCCACCTTTAAGGTTTTACCGGCGAGGCCGGCGCCACCGTCCGGACGAGTCAGAATTGATCGGATTAAAACGCGTTGTGAGAATTCAGCTTGTTCAACAGTATCGGAGATTGCTAAATTGTTCATCGGGAGCACGTCTGCCATTGTGACTGACCGGAGATTGCTAAGTTGAAATTATCAAGTGAATGAGCGGTGTTactttgtataaaaaaaaaaaaaaaccctaatttgCAAGTATCGTTGGCTAAAACTAGATGCAATAAATGAAAAAAAGATGTTACCTTTATGATATATATTtaggggtttttttttttaatttatttatttattattatttttagcaaagaaacgaaaactatatatataattctaatcCCCAAAAAGAAGACTAGAAAACAAAGATACAAAAGGATCGATCACAAAAGAGGCTCGAAGACAGAAATCAACTCTAACCAAGACAAAAACCGATACACTAACTAAAATCGAGCCTTTACGTGAACAAGACAACACAAAAGAATACAGCCACAAACAATGGAGCAAAAACTAACCAAACAACGCACAAACAACAAAGACCTAATCAAGTATCCCTTTTTGAAATGTTGATGGCATCTTCCGCATTCGCCTTAAACGAAAAAGTAGACTCGATCCCAATCCCATCCGAATTCAAACCTCCATTTCTAAATTCGTCAA
Proteins encoded in this region:
- the LOC139861149 gene encoding asparagine--tRNA ligase, cytoplasmic 1-like — translated: MADVLPMNNLAISDTVEQAEFSQRVLIRSILTRPDGGAGLAGKTLKVGGWVKKGREQGKGSFAFLELNDGSCPANLQLIIYSDVAPLSQFTPTGTCLHVEGVLQMPPEDKQGKQSIELKVSKVLDIGPADPGKYPLPKTRLTLEFLRDYVHLRPRTNTISAIARIRNALAYATHTFFQKHGFLYVHTPIITTSDCEGAGEMFQVTTLINEAEKNEKELLKNPPPSQEDVDLAKSLVKEKGEIVAKLKADKAGKPCITAAVVELTKAKESLAKVEERFNMKPGIPKKKDGKVDYSQDFFARQAFLTVSGQLQVESFACALSSVYTFGPTFRAENSHTSRHLAEFWMVEPEIAFADIEDDMKCAEAYVRFMCQWLLDNCYDDMEFMVEKFDKNAIKRLQMVASTNFVRLSYTEAVTILEEAVVKGHKFENKVEWGIDLASEHEKYLTEIKYESPVIVYNYPKGIKAFYMKLNPDKKTVAAMDVLVPKVGELIGGSQREENYEIIKERILEMGLPLEPYEWYLDLRRYGTVKHSGFGLGFERMILFATGIDNIRDVIPFPRFPGRADL